In Vibrio japonicus, one DNA window encodes the following:
- a CDS encoding TRAP transporter large permease: MDILLLFVMVIGFMLVGVPIAVSLGLSSILFLMWHSDTSLASVAQTLFNAFEGHYTLLAIPFFILASSFMSTGGVAKRIIRFAIALVGWFRGGLAMASVVACMMFAALSGSSPATVVAIGSIVIAGMIKNGYSKDFAAGVICNAGTLGILIPPSIVMVVYAAATDVSVGRMFLGGVIPGLLAGLMLMIAIYIAARVKKLPKQPFVGWGETFAAAKDASWGLLLVVIILGGIYGGVFTPTEAAAVAAVYSFLIANFIYKDMGPFADKENTKPAVVKILQAFVHKDTKHTLFEAGKLTIMLLFIIANALILKHVLTEERIPQMITESMLSAGLGPITFLIVVNVLLLIGGQFMEPSGLLIIVAPLVFPIAIALGIDPIHLGIMMVVNMEIGMITPPVGLNLFVTAGVAKMSMMQVVKAALPWVAVMFLFLIIVTYVPWVSTWLPTTLMGPEIITK, translated from the coding sequence ATGGATATTTTATTGTTATTCGTGATGGTAATAGGCTTCATGCTCGTGGGCGTGCCGATTGCAGTATCACTCGGTTTATCAAGTATTCTATTTTTGATGTGGCACTCGGACACGTCTCTCGCGTCAGTTGCACAAACGTTATTTAACGCATTTGAAGGGCACTACACACTTTTGGCGATCCCATTTTTCATTCTTGCCTCTAGCTTTATGTCTACCGGCGGGGTAGCAAAACGTATTATTCGTTTCGCGATTGCGCTGGTCGGCTGGTTCCGTGGCGGCTTGGCAATGGCATCGGTAGTTGCTTGTATGATGTTCGCGGCGCTGTCAGGTTCATCGCCTGCAACCGTAGTCGCGATTGGTAGTATCGTTATCGCGGGTATGATTAAAAACGGCTACTCGAAAGACTTTGCGGCAGGGGTGATTTGTAACGCAGGTACGCTCGGTATTCTTATCCCGCCATCAATCGTAATGGTCGTGTACGCGGCGGCAACCGATGTGTCGGTTGGGCGTATGTTCCTTGGTGGTGTTATTCCTGGGCTACTGGCTGGTTTAATGCTGATGATCGCTATCTATATTGCAGCGCGCGTGAAGAAGTTACCAAAGCAACCTTTTGTTGGCTGGGGTGAAACGTTTGCTGCTGCGAAAGATGCGAGCTGGGGTTTACTGTTGGTTGTCATCATTCTGGGTGGTATTTATGGCGGTGTATTCACGCCAACAGAGGCAGCCGCGGTCGCAGCGGTATACTCGTTTTTGATTGCGAACTTTATCTACAAAGACATGGGGCCATTCGCCGATAAAGAAAACACCAAACCTGCGGTGGTGAAAATTCTGCAAGCATTCGTTCATAAAGACACCAAGCACACGCTATTTGAGGCGGGTAAGCTGACCATCATGTTGCTGTTCATTATCGCCAACGCGCTGATCCTAAAGCACGTACTGACGGAAGAACGCATTCCGCAAATGATCACAGAATCGATGCTATCTGCTGGTTTAGGCCCGATCACTTTCTTGATTGTTGTGAACGTACTGCTGCTGATTGGTGGTCAGTTTATGGAACCATCTGGCCTATTGATTATCGTTGCGCCGCTGGTATTCCCAATCGCGATTGCGTTAGGTATCGACCCGATTCACCTTGGCATCATGATGGTGGTGAACATGGAGATAGGGATGATAACTCCACCTGTCGGATTGAACCTGTTTGTGACTGCTGGTGTGGCGAAGATGTCGATGATGCAGGTCGTGAAAGCGGCACTACCTTGGGTAGCGGTGATGTTCCTCTTCCTTATCATCGTAACCTATGTACCTTGGGTTTCGACTTGGTTGCCAACCACGCTAATGGGACCAGAGATTATCACTAAATAA
- the hutX gene encoding heme utilization cystosolic carrier protein HutX, whose translation MYTTFSESDVRDKVSASMAKDPSVPVSEMSKQLNLSEGAITFALPDEMVTRISGEQAQTVLEQLPEWGNVTTIVHSFGSIFETKAPFPKGKVAHGYYNLMGREGELHGHLRLDLVANIAFVSKPFRGMESHYIAFFTQAGECVFKIYLGRDKKRQLIQEQISAFKTMKKELSA comes from the coding sequence ATGTACACCACTTTTTCCGAAAGTGACGTAAGAGACAAAGTGAGCGCGTCGATGGCGAAAGATCCATCTGTTCCTGTTTCTGAAATGTCAAAACAGTTAAACCTGAGCGAAGGCGCCATTACGTTTGCGCTGCCTGATGAGATGGTTACCCGAATCTCGGGAGAGCAAGCGCAAACGGTATTGGAGCAGTTGCCCGAATGGGGAAATGTGACAACCATCGTTCACTCGTTTGGCTCCATATTCGAAACAAAAGCGCCTTTCCCTAAAGGCAAAGTGGCGCATGGGTATTACAACCTAATGGGGCGAGAAGGGGAGCTACACGGGCACTTACGATTAGATTTGGTTGCGAACATCGCTTTTGTGAGTAAGCCTTTTAGAGGGATGGAAAGTCACTACATTGCCTTTTTTACTCAAGCGGGAGAGTGCGTATTTAAGATTTACTTAGGCCGAGATAAGAAACGTCAATTAATTCAAGAGCAAATTTCCGCTTTTAAAACAATGAAAAAGGAACTTTCAGCATGA
- a CDS encoding heme/hemin ABC transporter substrate-binding protein translates to MKMLSFALSLLLASSQVWATQNPTSNRIISAGSSITELLIELGAQEQLIALDVTSKKFNDNDKLPLVGYHRQLSAEGLMALSPTHLIGSHEMGPESTLNLLKNGGIQVTTVPSGDSEQDLFNRIDVIAEITGTEEKAQVLKASLQSKLQTLQERKIEQSPKVIFAMLSKGRPATIAGNNTTIDVIINLAGGTNPAKAQMSSYKPVSQEAIVKMQPDYLLVTHRAWNALGGKQGILNEFPLLAATPAAGTDRIIPVNGSAIVGGLGIESLDLADDLYTTFSAAEQ, encoded by the coding sequence ATGAAAATGCTCTCCTTCGCCCTCAGCTTACTCCTTGCCTCATCACAAGTATGGGCCACACAAAATCCAACTTCGAATAGAATTATCAGTGCAGGCTCTAGTATCACTGAATTACTCATTGAGCTCGGGGCCCAAGAGCAATTAATCGCGCTCGACGTAACCAGTAAAAAGTTTAACGATAACGACAAGTTGCCTCTTGTTGGCTACCATCGACAACTCTCAGCTGAAGGCTTAATGGCGTTATCACCGACCCATTTAATTGGCTCACATGAAATGGGGCCCGAAAGCACTCTAAATCTACTGAAAAATGGCGGAATTCAAGTCACAACGGTTCCTTCTGGCGACAGTGAACAGGACTTGTTTAATCGTATTGATGTGATTGCAGAAATCACGGGCACGGAAGAAAAGGCGCAGGTGCTGAAAGCCTCTCTCCAGTCAAAATTACAGACTTTGCAAGAGCGAAAAATAGAGCAGTCGCCGAAAGTGATATTCGCCATGTTGAGCAAAGGACGCCCCGCGACCATCGCTGGTAACAACACAACCATCGACGTAATCATCAACCTTGCAGGTGGCACAAACCCAGCAAAAGCGCAAATGAGCTCTTACAAACCCGTGTCCCAAGAAGCGATTGTAAAAATGCAGCCTGACTACTTACTGGTTACTCACCGCGCTTGGAATGCGCTCGGCGGCAAACAAGGTATTTTGAATGAGTTTCCGCTGCTCGCCGCCACACCCGCTGCAGGTACTGACCGTATTATTCCTGTCAATGGCAGTGCAATTGTTGGTGGGCTGGGCATAGAGAGCCTTGATCTCGCCGATGACCTATACACGACCTTTAGCGCAGCAGAACAATAA
- the hutZ gene encoding heme utilization protein HutZ, whose amino-acid sequence MSTESQLTNSEQQERQEIRRERLQNRLEPEVQAFRDSRKTLQLATISEQGIPNATYAPFAFDSHAYYILVSDIAAHGRNLKTNRNVSILMIEDESECKQIYARKRLTFDTRAELVERNTDSWQQGVSALHARFGDIIENLSQLGDFNLYRLVPDSGRYVKGFGQAFEISGNDLLDFVHLTEGHIQQK is encoded by the coding sequence ATGAGTACAGAAAGTCAGCTAACAAACTCCGAGCAACAAGAAAGACAAGAGATTCGTCGCGAGCGTTTACAAAATCGTTTAGAGCCGGAAGTTCAAGCATTCCGAGATTCACGTAAGACCCTACAATTGGCAACAATCAGTGAACAAGGCATACCAAACGCGACCTACGCCCCATTTGCGTTCGACAGCCATGCTTATTACATATTGGTGAGCGATATCGCAGCGCATGGTCGTAATCTAAAAACCAATCGTAATGTATCGATTTTGATGATCGAAGACGAAAGTGAATGCAAACAAATTTACGCTCGCAAACGCCTAACTTTTGATACTCGTGCTGAACTTGTCGAAAGGAACACAGACTCATGGCAACAAGGCGTCAGTGCGTTACACGCTCGCTTTGGTGACATTATCGAGAATTTAAGCCAGTTGGGTGATTTCAACCTATACCGCCTCGTTCCGGATTCTGGCCGCTACGTAAAAGGTTTTGGCCAAGCGTTTGAAATTTCTGGAAATGACCTATTGGATTTTGTCCACCTTACAGAAGGGCACATCCAACAAAAATAA
- a CDS encoding TonB-dependent hemoglobin/transferrin/lactoferrin family receptor yields the protein MIKQTQLALVIGGLLSAPALAEESVSFDEVVVSATRTNSQLQDTAASVTVISDENIEQDMITGLDDLFKYTPGVTVETNARQGVQSINIRGIEGNRIKVLVDGVAQGNQFDSGSNFVNSARVEVDTDLVKSVEIVKGAASSLHGSDAIGGIVAFETKDPADFLRGREFGGYAKFNFSSEDDTFSESIALANKFGDLESLVAYTRRDGKELENFGDPQSMDAIANNLLVKLQYQLNDAHRIEFNGHYLHNKDEGTQTYDRYMDASSEDTSEQFQAGIKHIWEGRSAIADSISWQLDWLSKEENGITRRVATTNLNNQRKDYIYKDEGYQFDIQFDKYFALGSTEHYMVYGASYLDKDIKNVNKEYNSVGSNKEIFYIPSASERRYGLFLQDEITVGNFIVTPGVRYDAFETDPGDTSDNPSGNADNEYKKFSDSAFTARLGTIYKLNEQHRLFAQFSQGFRAPDFKELFYSYGNPVMSYYSKPNAGLKAEESKSYELGWRHNNEISSSEVAFFYSDYTNFIEQTQTGQFMNPMNPAIVQYNNIAKATIKGVEFSNQLSWDSFVPVRGFSSRLAAAYTEGEDGNDNPLNSVNPWNLMAGINYDSEHNWGTSFNLNYVASKNRSDINGDDILPLSSSTVFDVTAYYQPIKDLTLRAGLFNVTDEEYYNWNDVKDRTVEDKDLSQAGRNWAITAMYEF from the coding sequence ATGATAAAGCAAACCCAGTTAGCCCTCGTAATTGGCGGGCTTCTCTCTGCGCCAGCTCTCGCAGAAGAAAGTGTTTCATTTGATGAAGTCGTCGTCTCAGCGACACGAACCAATAGCCAACTTCAAGATACAGCCGCGTCTGTCACAGTGATTAGTGACGAAAATATTGAACAAGACATGATTACCGGTCTGGACGACCTGTTCAAATACACCCCCGGCGTAACGGTAGAAACGAATGCCCGTCAAGGTGTACAAAGTATTAATATTCGCGGCATTGAAGGTAACCGAATCAAAGTGTTGGTTGACGGCGTAGCGCAAGGCAATCAGTTTGATTCCGGTAGCAACTTCGTAAACTCTGCTCGTGTAGAAGTGGACACCGACTTAGTAAAATCGGTAGAAATCGTGAAAGGTGCAGCGTCTTCATTACACGGTTCAGATGCGATTGGTGGTATCGTCGCATTCGAAACGAAAGACCCGGCTGATTTTTTACGCGGCAGGGAGTTTGGCGGTTACGCAAAATTCAATTTCTCTTCTGAAGACGACACGTTTAGCGAATCTATCGCCTTAGCGAATAAATTCGGTGATCTGGAATCGTTAGTCGCTTATACCAGACGTGACGGAAAAGAGCTTGAGAACTTTGGTGATCCTCAAAGCATGGATGCGATTGCAAACAACCTACTCGTCAAGTTGCAATATCAGCTCAATGATGCGCATCGAATCGAGTTTAACGGCCATTATCTTCATAACAAAGATGAAGGCACTCAAACTTACGATAGGTACATGGATGCGTCTAGTGAAGATACGTCTGAGCAGTTCCAAGCCGGGATTAAACATATTTGGGAAGGTCGAAGCGCCATTGCAGATTCCATCTCTTGGCAGCTTGATTGGTTAAGCAAAGAAGAGAATGGCATTACTCGTAGAGTTGCCACAACGAACTTAAACAATCAGCGTAAAGACTACATCTATAAAGACGAAGGCTACCAATTCGATATCCAGTTCGATAAGTACTTCGCATTGGGTAGCACCGAGCACTACATGGTTTATGGTGCGTCTTACCTAGACAAAGACATCAAAAATGTAAACAAAGAGTACAACAGCGTCGGCAGCAATAAAGAAATCTTTTACATACCTTCTGCAAGCGAGCGCCGTTACGGGCTGTTCTTACAAGATGAGATCACCGTGGGTAACTTCATTGTTACGCCAGGTGTTCGATACGACGCCTTTGAGACCGATCCCGGAGACACGAGTGACAACCCAAGCGGCAATGCGGATAACGAGTACAAAAAATTCTCTGATTCAGCATTCACTGCGCGTTTAGGCACTATCTATAAACTCAACGAACAACATCGTTTGTTTGCTCAGTTTAGCCAAGGTTTCCGCGCTCCTGATTTTAAAGAGCTGTTCTATTCATACGGTAACCCTGTGATGAGTTATTACAGCAAACCAAATGCGGGCCTCAAAGCAGAGGAAAGTAAGTCTTACGAACTTGGTTGGCGACATAACAACGAGATTTCGAGCAGCGAAGTTGCCTTCTTCTACAGCGATTACACAAACTTTATTGAGCAAACGCAAACGGGTCAGTTCATGAATCCAATGAACCCTGCGATTGTGCAATACAACAACATCGCTAAAGCCACGATTAAAGGGGTTGAGTTCTCTAACCAGCTTTCGTGGGATAGCTTTGTACCTGTTCGTGGATTCAGCTCAAGGTTAGCTGCCGCTTATACGGAAGGTGAAGATGGTAACGATAACCCACTGAACAGTGTGAATCCTTGGAATCTGATGGCGGGCATTAACTACGATTCTGAACATAATTGGGGCACGTCGTTTAATCTTAATTATGTTGCTTCTAAGAACCGAAGTGACATCAATGGGGATGACATTTTACCACTGAGCAGTTCGACGGTATTCGATGTGACGGCGTACTATCAGCCAATCAAAGATCTTACACTCCGAGCAGGTCTGTTTAACGTGACAGATGAAGAGTACTACAACTGGAATGATGTAAAAGACAGAACAGTTGAAGACAAAGATCTCTCTCAAGCGGGTCGTAATTGGGCAATCACTGCCATGTATGAGTTCTAA
- a CDS encoding FecCD family ABC transporter permease has protein sequence MTVSRPLSVKPLCVIASIALYFTTVTSITVGPMNISFTDSIQSLLPVSNVDIPGHVSMIVQQVRLPRTLLAIAVGGILAISGAVMQGLFRNPLADPGIIGVSSGAALGAAIAIVLFGELAASYPTLLLFGTVPMFACFGGAFITFAVYRLGTGSNGTSVTMMLLAGVAISALAGAALGLLNYFADDQALRDLSLWTMGSLAGANPRGLWLAFGTLLILFIFYYRDADKINAMLLGESEARHIGINVQKLKRRLIVLAAIGVGVTVALAGMIGFIGLIVPHVCRMLIGPNYKALLPVTMLLGALLLLFADMLARTVVAPLDMPVGIVTALIGAPFFVWLLIKQKGRI, from the coding sequence ATGACCGTTTCAAGACCGCTTTCAGTAAAGCCTTTGTGCGTTATCGCCAGTATTGCTTTGTACTTTACCACTGTCACTTCTATTACCGTCGGCCCGATGAACATAAGTTTCACTGACAGTATTCAATCACTGCTTCCCGTCTCCAACGTTGATATTCCGGGTCACGTCTCAATGATTGTCCAACAAGTCCGTCTTCCTCGCACATTATTGGCGATCGCAGTTGGCGGCATTCTGGCGATTTCCGGCGCCGTTATGCAAGGACTGTTTCGTAATCCTCTCGCAGACCCAGGTATCATTGGCGTTTCATCAGGGGCAGCGTTAGGTGCAGCCATCGCAATAGTCCTCTTTGGTGAATTAGCTGCCAGCTACCCAACGCTATTGCTCTTTGGCACAGTCCCTATGTTTGCCTGCTTTGGAGGGGCATTCATTACCTTTGCCGTCTATCGCTTGGGCACAGGTTCCAATGGTACATCGGTAACCATGATGCTGCTTGCTGGTGTGGCGATATCTGCATTAGCAGGGGCTGCTTTAGGGCTTTTGAACTACTTTGCGGATGACCAAGCCTTACGAGATCTGTCTCTTTGGACAATGGGGTCATTAGCAGGTGCGAACCCCAGAGGGCTGTGGTTGGCGTTTGGTACTTTGTTGATCCTATTTATCTTTTACTACCGTGATGCCGACAAGATTAACGCCATGCTACTTGGTGAATCCGAAGCGCGTCATATAGGTATTAACGTTCAAAAGCTGAAACGACGTTTGATTGTTCTTGCTGCCATTGGTGTTGGCGTTACTGTTGCTCTGGCGGGAATGATTGGGTTTATCGGGCTCATTGTTCCTCATGTTTGCCGCATGCTCATTGGCCCAAACTATAAAGCCTTGCTACCTGTCACTATGTTACTTGGCGCTCTACTTCTCCTGTTTGCCGACATGCTGGCACGAACGGTTGTCGCGCCACTGGATATGCCCGTCGGTATTGTCACAGCGCTCATTGGTGCTCCTTTCTTCGTCTGGCTTCTGATAAAACAAAAAGGTCGTATTTAA
- a CDS encoding sensor histidine kinase: MSPFRRANMYLFLFYCVCLVLGSQSVWDYHRQSLLDEHQAQLDRFSSNISSKLDKYAHLPQLLAKDNELISALKQPTNPAQIDLTNRYLETVNHIIQAADTYLLDRRGNTIAASNWNMERSFVGINFDWRPYFTDAIAGKQSQYFALGSTSGQRGYYYSYPVIYAAEIIGVIVVKMDLTAIEGNWKSKQNTFVATDQHNIVFMSSNPSWLFKSLTPLSVEEQLEIKASRQYLDTDILSLGLFGSLNEPQTVLRNPDLGPLQGDYIVSSRQFPNIDLTIRVLTEKMTLFWHTLSFAMVMTLMFVIAFLTLQLNYQRQLKKRQFEQLQSESKQKLEFLVLERTSELQAEISERTKTEQALRHTQNELIQAAKLAVLGQMSASISHELNNPLAAIRSFADNGRRFLDKQKYDRVDDNLTRISSLTDRMAKISNQLKSFTRKSDSRDVRVLHLAPIIVSARELVAPQLKANRVEFITDVDESLGQVEVNAIQIEQVLINLITNAAQAVENEQKGTVQVSTHQQDQFIEIHIDDNGPGINTAQAQHLFEPFFTTKQNGLGLGLSISQQIIETMKGTLTVSDSPLGGARFTITLPRVCATQEHVTPPNPVTFSNPITKDS; this comes from the coding sequence ATGTCACCATTTCGCAGAGCAAATATGTATTTGTTCCTATTTTACTGTGTGTGTCTGGTGCTCGGTTCCCAATCCGTCTGGGATTACCATCGTCAGTCGTTATTGGATGAACATCAGGCTCAACTCGATCGATTCTCGAGCAATATTTCTTCAAAATTAGACAAATACGCCCACTTACCGCAGTTATTGGCCAAAGACAATGAGCTAATATCGGCGCTTAAACAACCGACAAATCCCGCTCAAATTGACCTAACGAACCGCTACTTGGAGACAGTAAACCATATCATTCAAGCGGCCGACACCTATCTGCTCGACAGACGGGGCAACACGATTGCCGCAAGCAACTGGAATATGGAACGCTCTTTTGTCGGGATCAATTTCGATTGGCGTCCCTACTTTACCGACGCCATTGCAGGAAAACAGAGCCAGTACTTTGCGTTGGGATCGACATCCGGACAACGGGGTTACTACTATTCGTACCCGGTGATTTATGCCGCTGAGATTATCGGTGTCATCGTCGTGAAAATGGACTTAACCGCCATCGAGGGAAACTGGAAAAGCAAACAAAATACCTTTGTTGCTACCGATCAACACAACATTGTGTTTATGTCGAGTAATCCAAGCTGGCTATTTAAAAGTCTGACGCCATTAAGCGTTGAAGAGCAGTTAGAGATAAAAGCGAGTCGTCAGTACCTTGATACCGACATTCTGTCACTGGGGCTTTTTGGCTCGCTCAATGAACCCCAAACAGTGTTGCGTAATCCTGATTTAGGCCCGCTTCAAGGTGATTACATCGTCTCTAGCCGTCAGTTCCCTAATATCGATTTAACCATACGGGTACTGACAGAAAAAATGACGTTGTTCTGGCACACACTCAGTTTCGCGATGGTGATGACGTTGATGTTTGTCATTGCCTTTTTAACTTTACAACTCAACTATCAAAGACAACTGAAAAAGCGTCAATTCGAGCAACTTCAATCTGAATCAAAGCAAAAACTTGAATTTTTAGTTCTCGAACGCACCTCTGAGCTTCAAGCAGAAATATCCGAACGAACCAAGACAGAGCAAGCGCTTAGACATACCCAAAATGAACTGATTCAGGCGGCCAAACTGGCTGTTTTGGGGCAAATGTCCGCCAGCATCAGCCATGAATTGAATAACCCTTTAGCGGCAATACGCAGCTTTGCTGACAATGGCCGACGCTTTTTGGACAAACAAAAATATGACCGAGTGGACGACAACCTAACGCGAATATCTAGCCTCACGGATCGAATGGCAAAGATCAGCAATCAGCTCAAGTCATTCACTCGTAAATCCGACAGTCGTGATGTTCGAGTGTTACATCTCGCGCCTATTATTGTATCAGCAAGAGAGCTTGTTGCACCTCAACTCAAAGCCAATCGTGTCGAGTTTATAACGGATGTCGATGAATCTCTGGGTCAAGTGGAAGTCAATGCCATCCAAATTGAGCAAGTGTTGATTAATCTCATTACGAACGCAGCTCAGGCTGTAGAAAACGAGCAAAAGGGCACCGTTCAGGTCAGTACGCATCAGCAAGACCAGTTCATCGAAATCCATATTGATGATAATGGGCCTGGCATTAACACCGCGCAGGCTCAGCACTTGTTCGAGCCCTTTTTTACCACTAAGCAAAACGGACTTGGGCTTGGCTTGTCGATTTCTCAGCAAATCATAGAAACAATGAAAGGCACGCTCACTGTGAGCGACTCTCCTTTGGGTGGTGCAAGGTTTACTATCACCTTACCTCGAGTTTGTGCTACACAAGAGCATGTAACGCCCCCAAATCCGGTAACGTTCTCTAACCCAATAACTAAGGACAGTTGA
- a CDS encoding sigma-54-dependent transcriptional regulator — MEDVFFIDDESDIRLAIEQSFELEDISARFFACAEDAMLAIKQQGMPKVVITDICLPGLSGENLLSTVLNQDSDVPVILITGHGDISMAVNALRNGAYDFIEKPFAIDRLIDTTKRGIEKRELTLENQELKRSLKASQTLGPRIIGDTPAIGSLRDTILHIADTNADILLFGETGTGKELFARSIHEQSSRRDANFVAINCGAVPENLIESELYGHEKGAFTGADAKRIGKFEHAQGGTLFLDEVESMPMQAQIRLLRVLQERVIERVGSNALIPVDIRVIAATKTDLKKASQEGTFREDLYYRLNVVTLDLPPLRQRKEDIPALFHHFLLVAASRYGKAANVLPDADLQTLMSHDWPGNVRELRNSAERFVLLGNLGHLNPESPSQISTPLAVQVAEFEKTIIEQALSSSNGRINDALDILQVARKTLYDKMQKYGLDKSDYKPE, encoded by the coding sequence ATGGAAGACGTATTTTTTATCGACGATGAAAGTGACATACGATTAGCGATTGAACAGAGCTTTGAGCTTGAAGATATTTCGGCGCGTTTTTTTGCCTGCGCAGAAGATGCGATGCTGGCGATAAAGCAACAAGGCATGCCTAAAGTTGTTATTACCGATATCTGCTTGCCGGGTTTGTCTGGCGAAAACCTGTTATCGACGGTGCTCAACCAAGACAGTGATGTACCTGTTATTTTGATTACCGGCCACGGTGATATTTCCATGGCTGTCAATGCACTCAGAAATGGCGCTTATGACTTTATTGAAAAGCCGTTTGCTATCGACAGGCTAATTGATACCACCAAGCGCGGAATTGAAAAACGTGAACTAACGTTGGAAAATCAAGAGCTCAAACGCAGCCTTAAAGCAAGCCAAACCCTTGGTCCGCGTATCATTGGTGACACCCCAGCGATAGGTTCTCTGCGTGACACTATCCTACACATTGCCGATACGAATGCTGACATTTTGTTGTTTGGAGAAACAGGGACCGGTAAAGAACTGTTTGCTCGCTCTATTCATGAACAAAGCTCACGCCGAGACGCAAACTTCGTCGCGATCAACTGTGGTGCAGTTCCTGAAAATCTGATTGAAAGTGAACTCTATGGCCACGAAAAAGGCGCGTTTACCGGTGCAGATGCAAAACGTATAGGCAAATTTGAACACGCCCAAGGCGGTACGCTATTTTTAGACGAAGTTGAGTCAATGCCTATGCAGGCTCAGATCCGCTTACTCAGAGTGTTACAAGAGCGTGTCATTGAACGTGTGGGGTCAAACGCATTGATTCCTGTCGATATTCGCGTTATCGCGGCAACGAAGACTGATCTCAAAAAAGCGTCGCAGGAAGGGACGTTTCGTGAAGACTTATATTATCGATTGAATGTGGTCACATTAGATCTACCTCCTCTTCGACAAAGAAAAGAAGATATCCCCGCTCTGTTCCACCACTTTCTTTTGGTTGCTGCGTCTCGATATGGGAAAGCGGCCAATGTGCTGCCCGATGCGGATCTGCAAACGTTAATGAGTCATGATTGGCCGGGTAATGTTCGTGAGCTACGAAACAGCGCAGAACGATTCGTACTGCTGGGTAACCTCGGACACTTAAATCCCGAATCTCCATCTCAAATCTCTACCCCACTGGCGGTGCAGGTGGCGGAGTTTGAAAAGACCATCATTGAACAGGCGCTTTCGAGCAGTAATGGCCGAATAAACGACGCCTTAGATATTCTTCAAGTCGCACGAAAAACACTGTATGACAAGATGCAAAAATATGGGTTGGATAAGAGCGATTATAAGCCGGAGTGA
- a CDS encoding heme ABC transporter ATP-binding protein, whose product MLSLFTQPKRMSEPSICDYCQSTSIAVRHLSVELSQRTILDDVSFELKKGEFTALLGPNGTGKSTLLKAITGEVHSHGDVMLFGRNKTYWPSGNLARHLGVLPQSSSLSFNFTSREVVSLGGIGLNMPNHQLEQLVVSNMEKTDVIHLADRSYPTLSGGEKQRVHLARVLTQLEQGGNNKILLLDEPTSALDLHHQHSTLALAKSLAKQGATVVAVLHDLNLAAQYADRLMILNKGNIVADAPPKYALKSDIIERVYQHKVSIIPHPELGHPVVIAA is encoded by the coding sequence ATGCTGTCTCTATTTACTCAACCTAAGCGCATGTCAGAACCATCGATCTGTGATTACTGTCAGTCTACCAGTATCGCCGTTCGTCATTTATCGGTTGAACTCAGCCAGCGTACCATTCTGGATGATGTGAGCTTTGAGCTTAAAAAAGGTGAATTTACTGCCCTGCTCGGCCCGAATGGCACAGGTAAGAGCACCTTATTAAAAGCCATCACAGGCGAAGTGCACTCTCATGGCGATGTGATGTTGTTCGGTCGCAACAAAACGTATTGGCCGTCTGGTAATTTAGCTCGACACCTTGGCGTTTTGCCACAAAGTAGCAGTCTCTCTTTTAACTTTACCTCCCGAGAAGTGGTCTCACTTGGTGGCATTGGATTGAACATGCCAAACCACCAGCTAGAACAGCTCGTCGTGAGTAATATGGAGAAAACAGATGTTATCCATCTTGCTGACCGATCGTACCCGACGCTATCAGGAGGAGAAAAGCAACGCGTTCACCTTGCTCGTGTTCTCACTCAGCTGGAGCAAGGCGGTAATAATAAAATACTGCTGTTGGATGAACCAACGTCAGCGCTGGATCTGCATCATCAGCACAGTACGTTGGCGTTAGCAAAATCGCTTGCGAAACAAGGTGCGACAGTGGTGGCCGTACTGCATGACCTTAACCTTGCCGCTCAGTATGCCGATCGGTTGATGATACTCAACAAAGGAAACATCGTGGCCGATGCGCCTCCGAAATACGCACTGAAAAGCGACATTATTGAACGCGTTTATCAGCACAAAGTCTCCATTATCCCTCACCCAGAATTGGGGCATCCGGTCGTTATTGCTGCTTAA